One window from the genome of Anaerolineae bacterium encodes:
- a CDS encoding ABC transporter permease, which produces MQILVRRLLTAIPTLLLLSLFVFLLLELAPGDAADVLLDQTASAADREAIRIELGLDRPLWLRYLDYLNGLLHGNLGDSARTGEPVAREIASRLPYTLVLVATAMALAMFAGISAGAFSALHRGTLWDSLVRIAMSIHMAIPVFWLAILLVSLFALKLRWLPVFGSETPRHLVLPAICTAFPLIPGIARLTRASLLETLGQDFVLVAYSKGLRSRAVLNRHVLPAAAIPVATYIGMQAARLIGGLIIVETIFNWPGLGGLAVRAAFDRDPLLLQGTTLAIAAMTFVILFTVDLLVLYLDPRLSRQAA; this is translated from the coding sequence ATGCAAATTCTGGTACGTCGTCTTCTCACCGCCATTCCGACACTGCTGCTACTCTCGCTGTTCGTATTCCTGCTGCTTGAGCTAGCGCCCGGTGATGCAGCCGACGTGCTGCTGGACCAAACGGCGTCTGCCGCAGACCGTGAGGCCATTCGGATAGAACTGGGACTCGATCGGCCACTGTGGTTGCGTTATCTCGACTACCTCAACGGCTTGTTGCACGGCAATCTGGGCGACTCGGCTCGCACCGGCGAGCCGGTCGCCCGTGAGATTGCTTCACGGTTACCCTATACGCTGGTCCTCGTAGCAACTGCAATGGCGTTGGCCATGTTTGCAGGCATCAGCGCGGGAGCATTCAGCGCATTGCATCGCGGAACGCTGTGGGACTCGTTGGTAAGGATCGCTATGTCAATCCACATGGCGATTCCGGTTTTCTGGTTAGCGATTTTGCTGGTGAGTCTGTTCGCTCTCAAGTTGCGCTGGCTACCCGTTTTCGGGTCGGAAACACCCAGACACCTGGTGTTACCTGCCATCTGTACTGCGTTTCCCCTGATTCCCGGTATCGCCAGGCTAACAAGAGCCAGCCTGCTGGAGACACTCGGGCAGGATTTCGTGCTTGTGGCGTACAGCAAGGGATTGCGTAGCAGAGCGGTGCTGAACCGTCACGTATTGCCTGCCGCCGCCATTCCTGTGGCCACATACATTGGCATGCAAGCTGCGCGCCTGATTGGGGGCCTTATCATTGTTGAGACAATTTTCAACTGGCCGGGATTGGGTGGGTTAGCTGTTCGTGCCGCCTTCGACCGCGATCCGTTGCTACTCCAGGGGACAACACTCGCGATTGCAGCAATGACTTTCGTAATCCTGTTCACGGTGGATCTATTAGTGCTATATCTTGACCCACGTTTGTCACGACAGGCAGCATGA
- a CDS encoding ABC transporter permease has protein sequence MVGARISLTVAVASVLLAALPGILLGIIGGMRPGLLEGVLTRLMDAWIAVPSLLLAVVMAAALGRTVLVLTTALALSGVPTYYRQARAETLLVTNTLYVRAARSLGGTEAHLLLHHVLPNVMPNLLVLISLRIGAMLLAASALGFIGLGVQPPMPEWGALMAEGRNYVFQAWWLTLFPGLAIAIATFGLNLLGDGLRDLLDPRYGDCKS, from the coding sequence TTGGTCGGAGCGCGAATCAGCCTGACGGTAGCGGTAGCGTCTGTGCTGCTGGCCGCACTGCCCGGCATCCTGCTGGGAATTATAGGCGGAATGCGCCCCGGTCTTCTGGAGGGCGTACTGACGCGGTTGATGGATGCATGGATCGCAGTGCCCAGCCTGCTACTGGCAGTGGTGATGGCTGCCGCGTTGGGACGAACTGTTCTTGTCCTGACAACCGCACTGGCACTATCAGGCGTGCCAACTTACTATCGACAGGCCCGCGCCGAAACGCTCCTGGTTACGAACACGCTCTATGTCAGGGCCGCCCGATCGCTCGGGGGTACCGAAGCGCACCTACTGCTGCACCATGTATTGCCCAATGTGATGCCCAATTTGCTCGTGCTGATTTCGCTGCGAATCGGTGCGATGCTGCTTGCGGCCAGTGCACTGGGCTTTATCGGCTTGGGCGTGCAACCGCCAATGCCTGAGTGGGGTGCACTGATGGCTGAAGGGCGGAACTATGTTTTCCAAGCGTGGTGGCTGACGCTCTTCCCCGGTCTGGCTATTGCCATTGCCACTTTTGGGCTGAACCTGTTGGGTGACGGACTGCGCGACCTGCTGGATCCGCGTTATGGCGACTGCAAGAGCTGA